One segment of Rhizobium jaguaris DNA contains the following:
- the ectB gene encoding diaminobutyrate--2-oxoglutarate transaminase, which translates to MSKNFAPSNDASIEIFERLESEVRGYIRSFPIVFDRGIGTTLIDVEGREYLDFFAGAGALNYGHNNPAFKKPLLDYIQRDGIIHGLDLATSAKKAFIEAFERYILKPRGLNYKLQFTGPTGTNAVEAALKLARQVTKRSNVVAFTNGFHGVSAGALAATGNKKYRSAAGFGLAHVTALPYDGYLGPSVDTLDYFEKLLNDPSSGLDKPAAVILEAIQGEGGIRPASLEWLQRLRDITKRHEILLILDEIQAGIGRSGKFFAFEAAGIVPDIVTLSKSISAVGTPMALVLLKPELDIWSPGAHSGTYRGNNLAFVAARAALETYWADSKFEDEIAAKSAILADELKSIANDFPNFELTVRGRGLMYGLVSEKDPSLPGKIQAEALRRGLVIETCGGRGEVLKFLVALIITEDDLRRGLSIVRESIGAVQASLGKGSAKATLGTEVDA; encoded by the coding sequence ATGAGCAAGAACTTCGCGCCTTCAAACGACGCGAGCATCGAGATTTTCGAGCGCCTCGAATCTGAAGTTCGTGGTTACATTCGATCGTTCCCGATCGTCTTTGATCGCGGAATCGGTACAACCTTGATCGACGTGGAGGGTCGGGAATATCTCGACTTCTTCGCAGGTGCTGGCGCCCTCAACTATGGTCACAATAATCCAGCTTTCAAGAAGCCGTTGCTCGACTACATTCAGCGCGACGGCATCATTCACGGGCTCGATCTCGCGACGAGCGCCAAGAAGGCGTTCATCGAGGCTTTTGAGCGGTACATCCTGAAGCCACGGGGTTTGAATTACAAGTTGCAGTTTACTGGCCCGACCGGCACAAACGCGGTCGAGGCGGCACTCAAGCTTGCCCGTCAGGTCACAAAAAGATCAAACGTGGTCGCATTCACCAACGGGTTCCATGGCGTGAGCGCCGGAGCCTTGGCCGCGACCGGAAACAAGAAGTACCGGAGTGCTGCGGGGTTCGGTCTCGCACATGTAACGGCTTTGCCTTACGATGGCTATCTCGGTCCTTCGGTTGATACGCTCGACTACTTCGAGAAGTTGCTCAACGATCCGAGCAGCGGGCTGGACAAACCTGCCGCCGTCATTTTGGAAGCCATCCAAGGCGAAGGTGGCATCAGGCCGGCCAGTTTGGAGTGGCTGCAACGACTGCGCGACATCACCAAGCGGCACGAAATCCTGCTTATCCTGGATGAAATTCAGGCAGGTATTGGACGCTCGGGGAAATTCTTCGCCTTTGAAGCGGCTGGGATCGTCCCAGACATCGTAACTTTGTCGAAGTCGATCTCGGCGGTCGGAACCCCGATGGCTCTCGTTCTTTTGAAGCCTGAACTGGACATCTGGTCGCCGGGTGCGCACAGCGGTACGTATCGCGGCAACAATCTCGCTTTCGTTGCTGCTCGAGCTGCTCTTGAAACATATTGGGCCGACAGCAAGTTCGAGGATGAGATCGCTGCGAAGTCTGCAATTTTGGCGGACGAACTGAAGTCCATTGCCAACGACTTCCCCAACTTCGAACTGACTGTACGTGGCCGAGGACTGATGTACGGTCTTGTCTCGGAAAAGGATCCGTCGCTGCCCGGCAAGATCCAGGCGGAAGCACTTCGTCGCGGTCTTGTGATCGAAACCTGTGGCGGTCGGGGCGAGGTATTGAAGTTCCTCGTTGCCCTCATCATCACCGAGGACGATTTGCGCCGGGGTCTATCAATCGTTCGCGAGAGCATCGGCGCAGTACAGGCGAGCTTGGGCAAAGGCTCCGCCAAAGCAACTCTCGGCACAGAAGTCGACGCCTAG